The genomic stretch CAACGCGTCCATTTCAGTCATCGTCATGCGCTGGCCGAGCGGAATGTTCTGCCCCTCCTTCGGGGTCGATTCATCCAGCTTCATGTCCGGCACTTTCGGCATCGGCGGGGTCTTGTCTTTTTCGTCCGAGAGGTTTTTGAGTACGGATGCGAAGTCCTTCTTCGGCTCCTCCGTCACCTTTTTCTTCTTCTCGTCTTTTTTCTCGAGTTTTTTATCCGGATGCGCGGCGGGATCGACGAGGACTTTTTCTTCCTTCTTCACCACCTCTTCTTTCTTCACCGGCTCCTTGGTCGGCGTGACGGCTTCGGTCGAGGTATTCTGCTTCGGGGGCGGCGGTTTGGGCGGGGTGGGTTGTTCTTCCTTTTTTTCCTGCTTCTTCACAGGTGTCGGCGCGACCTTGGTCGTTTGCGCCATTTTGTCGATGGCGACCAGTTCGACCGAAACGGGCGTTGGAATTTCGTAGTCCTTTTTCAGCCAAGGAATGCTGACCATGGCCAGCACAAAACATGCCGCATGGAACGCAAGGGATATCGATACAGAACTTCTCCGCATCACCGCTGCCTCCGCCATGCCTTTCCCTTACTTGCCTTGCGAGTCGAACAGCATCGACACGTTGCTGAGCCCCGATGTGGTGATCGACCCCATCACGGCGGCGACCTTGCCATAGGGCAGTTTTGAATCCGCCTTCAGGTACACGCGGCGGTCTTTCGATTCCGCCGCAATCGCCTGCAGCATGCCGGTCAGGCGGTCGAGTGTGACCTTCGTCTCGCCAAGGTAAATCTGGCCGCTGCCGTCAATCGTGACCTCGAGCGGTTTTGAGTCGTTTTGCGACAGCGATTTGGCGTTCGCCTTGGGCAAATTCACTTGCACACCCGCCGACAGCAGCGGCGCGGTCACCATGAAAATGATCAGCAGCACCAGCATCACGTCGACCATCGGCGTGACGTTGATATCCGACATCGGCGCGGCACGTTTGCGGCCGCGCGTGCGCCCTGCGAGTTTCGCGCCCATTAACGGCCCGTCCCGCGTTGTTCAAGATGGCGGCCGAGGATGGAGCTGAGTTCCGCCGCGAAACCGTCTAGCCTGTCCTGATAACGGCCAAGATCGGTATTGAATTTATTGTACGCGACGACCGCCGGAATAGCGGCGACAAGGCCGATGGCGGTTGCGAACAACGCCTCCGCGATGCCGGGCGCAACCACGGCAATGGAGGTGTTTTGCGAACCGGCGATGGCGGCAAAGGAATTCATGATGCCCCAGACCGTGCCGAACAGCCCGATGAAGGGCGCGGTGGAACCGACGGTGGCAAGGAAGGTCATGTAACGCTCGAGTATCCCGATCTCGCGCGTGATCGAGGCGCTCATGACGCGGTCGATGCGTTGCTGCAATCCGGCGCGCAGGTCGCCATCAATCGCGGCGTGGTTTTCGGTCGTGATTTTCCATTCATTCATGCCCGAGCAAAAGGTGATCGACATCGGGTCGGCGGGTTTCGCCGAAATGCGCTTGAACAGTTTTTCCAGCGGTTCGCCCGACCAGAACGCGGTTTCGAATTTGCTGCTTTTCGAATTCAGGCTCTTGAACGTCACCCATTTGTCGAAAATGATCGCCCAGCACCAGACGGACGACGCGATCAGGATGATCATCACGCTTTTGACCACAAGGTCGGCCTGCAGGAACAGCCCCCAGACGGAAAAATCATGCGCGGCCACGGTGCCGGCCAGCTGGGTTGCCTGAATGGGGATAGTGGGATCCATTTTATCGTCCTCGAATATGTGCCTGAAATCCGCCGGTGATGGCGGTCGCGGATCAGGAT from Alphaproteobacteria bacterium encodes the following:
- the tolR gene encoding protein TolR is translated as MGAKLAGRTRGRKRAAPMSDINVTPMVDVMLVLLIIFMVTAPLLSAGVQVNLPKANAKSLSQNDSKPLEVTIDGSGQIYLGETKVTLDRLTGMLQAIAAESKDRRVYLKADSKLPYGKVAAVMGSITTSGLSNVSMLFDSQGK
- the tolQ gene encoding protein TolQ translates to MDPTIPIQATQLAGTVAAHDFSVWGLFLQADLVVKSVMIILIASSVWCWAIIFDKWVTFKSLNSKSSKFETAFWSGEPLEKLFKRISAKPADPMSITFCSGMNEWKITTENHAAIDGDLRAGLQQRIDRVMSASITREIGILERYMTFLATVGSTAPFIGLFGTVWGIMNSFAAIAGSQNTSIAVVAPGIAEALFATAIGLVAAIPAVVAYNKFNTDLGRYQDRLDGFAAELSSILGRHLEQRGTGR